CGACTCTGAACGCTGTTACCACCTCCTAAAGGGGGCGtatggtctccatgagttgttgcatggtgacgTTGTCCCCTCTTGAAGGCGCAACAGATCCTTGTCTCGTGCTCCTCATGTTGCTGGTGGCTCTCAACACGATTGTGAATGAgacctagttttatcgggccccacggtgggtgccaaatgttctcgtcggttgacttggttgccggttgactcgaacggcAACCTCAGGCCCGTCTGTCTCCTCCTGAGAATTAAAATTCCTGGGAGAACTCTTCACCtgtaaagacaaagggcgcccttacattcgtttgcactctgacgctcaagtcaaggcTAAAGAAATGGTAATGTgtgtaaagcagtttcagttttagaaacgacgtacctttttagggttcttaccaccctctttataggttgtatctagggTTACTTTTATGTTGTTCCCACGACTCTTGGTGGGCTTAGGGTTCCTGGGAGAATGTCCTTGTGTCGCTATTACGCAATCTTAGCGTAACTGGCGCATAGGACTTCCCTTTACTGGAGTGCATAGACCTAACAACATAGCCGCCAAGGTACCTACTCACGTACCAACGCTGCGACATCATCTGttttgtgggtgccctaagtattcacgtgccatgcatgcagtctttccttggaaaccctaaccctaacgagtcttagcgcctccaaggaacACTTGCTTGTGTCGTACCTGAATGCACCATACACATcccatgcatgatcctctcgtgacttaggtcCCTTCTGGTATCTGGGTGTTAACTTCGTGTTAACACATGTTGTttgtgggacccagcttacgtgaCCCACCATTACTATCAAACCACCGATGTCTGATGTTCGATCTCTTTCTCTCAGGCTCACCTCGATCTGTACAatcattttttttcacaatagTATTATATCATCAACTTTTTTCATACACATCCATGCACTCAGTGAAATGTAAAAATTATTCTTTCATGTCATGAAAAATATTCTGaattaaatgattaaaaaaattataaattatataaaagttataaaattaaatgatgTAGTATAGATTGCAGTGACAAactgtaaaaaataattattaactctaaatatattttcaaatgcaATTTTTCTATGgtataatctaaaaatatattttaaattatataatttgtaattaatatttataatttattttatagtatagtgtatatgaaaatatatttcgaattcaaaattcattttttcGAGTTTCAGAATTTGCAATTAAGTttcaaaaatttgaaattaatttttctattttccattaaataaaataatcgtTTTCTTTTGAACTATGcattccaaaaatatatttccatTTCAAATTCTGAAATCCAGAAAATTAGATAACTGAATCCAaaagtttattttctcttttcttgCGTGTCATATATTGTACGTTCAATATTCATTGGCGCCACTATCCAATTACTTGCCCCCATCTCATAATGCCCTCAGATTGTGGAaagaaaattagattttttaatttctaaattttgtatAATGGAAATATGAGGATTTTTTTACCATgatgggttatttttttttttttggttttatcaaaatggggtctgtttaaaaaaattacaaatttaggcaagtcgtgtcaTCATATGCACAAATGGTCCCAATTTGATACGActctgtcatgtcatactgaagtcaagtcagctatttattttgttaattcacaacaataattctctatttattttctaaatacaataaattttcatttatctatttattttcaaattcaataacaattttctttattttttaattaatcaaataatcaagttattgtattacattaccgtcaaacatgatccatacacgatcCGTATGTATCAACagaaatccgtaggtaaatcagCATTACCTATGGACTTCCCACGgaaaaaaatttgtatgtaatgttGGCGTCGGTAATTTACGTACGAAATATGAACCCTTGGGTAACAGCAGTCCGTGGGTATTACCCACGAACAACAGTTTGTAGGTAATATCCACGAACATTAGTCTGTAGGTAATACCCACGAACATCAGTCCGTAGGTACTACCCACGAACATCAGGTCATAGGTAATACCCACGAACAACAGTTCGTAGGTAATACCCACGAACATCAGTCCGTAGGTAATACCCACGAACATAAGTCTGTAGGTACTGCCCACGAACATCAGTCCGTAGGTACTGCCCACGAACATCAGTCCGTAGGTACTGCCCACGAACATCAGTTCATAGGTAATTTCGTATGTAATCATACATCCATCAAAATGTCTATTCATACATTTAAATGAATTCCTTTTTTAAAACCTGTATAATTTAACATATCCAACacacatttaatttcaaattcaaatataacataattaaagTCTCATCATATAAaagataacataatataaattcaagTCCACTTgaaacatctaaaaatcaaaacaaacttGAAACATAACTAAAGATCCTAATTCAAAAGTCAAGTGAATTTGTAATGTAATTTGTTGTTCAAAAAAACTACAAACATAATCCTAATAGTCTGCATAATGATTATCGTCATCTTGTTGTTGCGTAGGTGGTTCCTTTTGCCTTGGTGGTTCTTGTGGCGACAATACTTGTTGAGATTGTTGTGCAACAGAACTTCGTGCTTCGGGAGGAAGGAAAGGAAGAATGATACTAACCAATGATTTCACATGCTCGGTGAGTTTATCATTATGTTCCTTATAATTTCGAACCTCTTCCTTTAGCAACAAAACGCTTGGTGAATCCTCAGAGGAACTCGAAGGTTGATCATAGGTGAGAGTATTACCACGTTTAAAGTTATGAGCCAAGTCTCCAACCCCGTAGATTCGACCTTTCTTCTTGCCACCTGCTTCAAGAAGCCAACTTTCAAGTCTAATTTTGTCTTCCTCTGCAGAATCTATGGGGGATGATCCAGATGCAACCTCAGATCTGATTTGGGAAAGTCTACTCTAAAATTCTTCCTATTATTGatatacaaaaaataatgtcatatgt
The sequence above is a segment of the Phaseolus vulgaris cultivar G19833 chromosome 2, P. vulgaris v2.0, whole genome shotgun sequence genome. Coding sequences within it:
- the LOC137809216 gene encoding uncharacterized protein gives rise to the protein MEARKNGKKPIWMFDDVWTSLLSQWNSPDFRSKCSQNQKNRTSDTGGSLHTGGSISTHEHVICMAKELGRPAYIDEVFMQTHIRKSSGEFVDERSRRTHSRLSQIRSEVASGSSPIDSAEEDKIRLESWLLEAGGKKKGRIYGVGDLAHNFKRGNTLTYDQPSSSSEDSPSVLLLKEEVRNYKEHNDKLTEHVKSLYLRTDVRGQYLRTDVRGQYLQTYVRGYYLRTDVRGYYLRTVVRGYYL